The Misgurnus anguillicaudatus chromosome 15, ASM2758022v2, whole genome shotgun sequence genome has a window encoding:
- the siah1 gene encoding E3 ubiquitin-protein ligase Siah1 isoform X2 — MDEEMSRQTATALPTGTSKCPPSQRVPTLSGTTASNSDLASLFECPVCFDYVLPPILQCQSGHLVCSNCRPKLTCCPTCRGPLGSIRNLAMEKVANSVLFPCKYASSGCEVTLPHTDKAEHEELCEFRPYSCPCPGASCKWQGSLDAVMPHLLHQHKSITTLQGEDIVFLATDINLPGAVDWVMMQSCFGFHFMLVLEKQEKYDGHQQFFAIVQLIGTRKQAENFAYRLELNGHRRRLTWEATPRSIHEGIATAIMNSDCLVFDTSIAQLFAENGNLGINVTISMC, encoded by the coding sequence aaATGAGTCGCCAGACTGCCACAGCGCTGCCTACAGGAACCTCTAAGTGTCCCCCTTCTCAGCGCGTCCCAACATTGTCGGGCACCACAGCATCCAACAGTGACCTCGCCAGTCTGTTCGAGTGCCCGGTTTGTTTCGACTATGTGCTGCCCCCCATCCTGCAATGCCAGAGCGGCCATTTGGTCTGTAGCAACTGCCGGCCCAAACTCACCTGCTGCCCCACCTGCAGAGGGCCGCTCGGGTCGATCCGCAATTTGGCCATGGAAAAAGTGGCCAACTCCGTGCTGTTTCCCTGCAAGTACGCCTCATCGGGCTGCGAAGTCACCCTACCGCACACAGACAAGGCCGAGCACGAGGAGCTTTGCGAATTCCGGCCATACTCTTGCCCCTGTCCTGGCGCTTCCTGCAAGTGGCAGGGTTCGCTCGACGCGGTCATGCCCCATTTGCTGCACCAGCACAAGTCTATAACCACGCTACAGGGTGAGGATATTGTCTTTCTGGCCACAGACATCAACCTGCCTGGGGCAGTGGACTGGGTCATGATGCAGTCGTGCTTCGGCTTCCACTTCATGCTCGTGCTGGAGAAGCAGGAGAAGTACGACGGTCACCAGCAGTTCTTTGCCATCGTGCAGCTGATCGGCACACGGAAACAAGCCGAAAACTTTGCCTACCGGCTGGAGCTTAACGGCCACCGGAGACGACTCACTTGGGAGGCCACGCCACGCTCCATCCATGAGGGCATCGCCACCGCCATCATGAACAGTGACTGCTTGGTCTTTGACACCTCTATCGCTCAGCTGTTTGCTGAAAACGGCAACCTGGGCATTAACGTTACCATATCCATGTGCTGA